Proteins from a single region of Starkeya sp. ORNL1:
- a CDS encoding FAD-binding oxidoreductase: MSAVPRQVIVVGAGIVGLCSALSLQRAGAAVTILDPLPPGMGASFGNAGFLSADQNVPLALPGMWRQVPGWLLDPLGPLVVRPSYLPTAAPWLVRWLLASRMKSVLKASDALRVLHHDSHQRYMELLGPAHFADLIRTEGSAHVFEKDEPGTSERVQNELMARHGITPRRLSAGELRDIYPDISAHARRGLLFERNGFTVNPSRLTATLAELFRAAGGTIASERAMKLIPRPLAGFLVMTNGANRLADAVVVAAGAYSKRLLDPLKVAFPLDTERGYHLMLGTPSVTPRMPLILKDRGIAVTPMEHGLRLAGTVEIAGLEAAPDERRASALLESTRALFPTLQSTDTRIWMGFRPSLPDSVPAIGAVPGIDGLYLAAGHGHTGMVGASETGMLVRALVLRQKPAIDPAPYALERFGARAVERSRMVGISGLPCIDIASEKAPRRLP, from the coding sequence ATGAGCGCGGTCCCGCGGCAGGTCATCGTGGTCGGCGCCGGCATTGTCGGCCTCTGCTCGGCGCTGTCGCTGCAGCGTGCCGGTGCGGCCGTCACCATCCTCGATCCGCTGCCGCCCGGCATGGGCGCCTCGTTCGGCAATGCCGGCTTCCTCAGCGCCGACCAGAACGTGCCGCTCGCGCTTCCCGGCATGTGGCGGCAGGTGCCGGGCTGGCTGCTCGATCCGCTCGGCCCGCTGGTGGTGCGGCCATCCTATCTGCCCACCGCCGCGCCATGGCTCGTACGGTGGCTGCTGGCGAGCCGCATGAAGAGCGTCCTCAAAGCCTCCGACGCGCTGCGGGTGCTGCACCACGACAGCCACCAGCGCTACATGGAACTGCTCGGGCCCGCACATTTCGCCGACCTCATCCGCACCGAGGGCAGCGCGCACGTCTTCGAGAAGGACGAACCGGGGACCAGCGAGCGCGTCCAGAATGAATTGATGGCGCGGCACGGCATCACGCCCCGCCGCCTGTCGGCCGGGGAACTGCGCGACATCTATCCGGACATCTCGGCCCACGCCCGCCGCGGCCTGCTGTTCGAGCGCAACGGCTTCACCGTCAATCCCTCGCGCCTCACCGCGACGCTCGCCGAGCTGTTCCGCGCCGCGGGCGGCACGATCGCCAGCGAACGGGCGATGAAGCTGATCCCCCGGCCGCTCGCCGGCTTCCTGGTGATGACCAATGGCGCCAATCGCCTCGCCGATGCCGTGGTGGTTGCCGCGGGGGCCTATTCGAAACGGCTGCTTGATCCGCTGAAGGTCGCGTTCCCGCTCGATACCGAGCGCGGCTATCATCTGATGCTCGGCACGCCGAGCGTGACGCCGCGCATGCCGCTGATCCTCAAGGATCGCGGCATCGCGGTGACGCCGATGGAGCACGGCTTGAGGCTGGCCGGCACCGTCGAGATCGCCGGGCTCGAGGCAGCGCCCGACGAGCGGCGCGCCTCGGCGCTGCTGGAGAGCACGCGGGCGCTGTTCCCGACGCTGCAATCCACCGACACCCGGATCTGGATGGGCTTTCGCCCCTCGTTGCCGGACAGCGTGCCGGCGATCGGCGCGGTGCCGGGCATTGACGGGCTCTACCTCGCCGCCGGGCACGGCCATACCGGTATGGTCGGCGCCTCGGAGACCGGCATGCTGGTGCGGGCTCTGGTGCTCCGCCAGAAGCCCGCCATCGATCCCGCCCCCTATGCGCTGGAGCGCTTCGGTGCCCGGGCCGTCGAGCGCTCGCGCATGGTGGGGATCAGCGGGCTGCCGTGCATCGACATCGCATCGGAAAAGGCGCCGCGCCGGCTGCCATGA
- a CDS encoding LLM class flavin-dependent oxidoreductase — protein sequence MKLSLFMMPLHNLGRDYSTTLKEDIEAIVYADQLGFSEAWVGEHYTSSVEPITSPLTFLAHVAPLTKQITLGTGVACLPQYNPVLVAGQAAMVDHLTDGRFILGVGVGGLVSDMEVFNVEDQNRVEMMIESVDLIQKMWTETPPYTLKGKYWTISNEKYVWPDVGMGEMLKPKQLPSPPIAVSASSPNSGSIRLAARKGWIPVSANFVAAWNVKTHWEAYCDETAKTGGVADPEIWHVARSIHVADTDAEAEAYVKKPGGTFDWYFDYLLRIYKRVGATAAVVVKPDDDPAAVDHVVQRDDFVIHGSPETVARKILELRDYIGPFGTLMMAAHDWQDKAAMKRSLELMATKVMPMVNAAIAAKEPAEASAA from the coding sequence ATGAAGCTGTCCTTATTCATGATGCCGCTGCATAATCTGGGTCGCGATTATTCGACGACGCTCAAAGAAGATATCGAAGCGATCGTCTATGCGGATCAGCTCGGCTTCTCGGAGGCGTGGGTCGGCGAGCATTATACGTCTTCGGTCGAGCCCATCACCTCGCCGCTCACCTTTCTCGCCCATGTGGCTCCACTGACCAAGCAGATCACGCTCGGCACCGGCGTCGCCTGCCTGCCGCAATATAATCCGGTCCTTGTCGCCGGGCAGGCGGCGATGGTCGATCATCTCACCGACGGCCGCTTCATCCTCGGCGTCGGCGTCGGCGGCCTGGTCTCGGACATGGAGGTCTTCAATGTCGAGGACCAGAACCGCGTCGAGATGATGATCGAATCCGTCGACCTCATCCAGAAGATGTGGACCGAGACGCCGCCCTACACGCTGAAGGGCAAGTACTGGACGATCTCCAACGAGAAATATGTCTGGCCCGACGTCGGCATGGGCGAGATGCTGAAGCCGAAGCAATTGCCGTCGCCGCCGATTGCCGTCTCCGCCTCCAGCCCCAATTCCGGTTCGATCCGCCTTGCCGCGCGCAAGGGCTGGATCCCGGTCTCGGCGAACTTCGTCGCCGCCTGGAACGTGAAGACCCATTGGGAGGCCTATTGCGACGAGACCGCCAAGACCGGCGGCGTCGCCGATCCCGAGATCTGGCACGTCGCGCGCAGCATCCATGTCGCCGATACCGACGCCGAGGCTGAGGCTTATGTGAAAAAGCCGGGCGGCACCTTCGATTGGTATTTCGACTATCTGCTGCGCATCTACAAGCGCGTCGGCGCCACCGCCGCGGTGGTGGTGAAGCCGGATGACGATCCGGCCGCAGTCGACCATGTCGTGCAGCGCGACGACTTCGTGATCCATGGCAGCCCGGAGACGGTGGCGCGCAAGATCCTCGAACTGCGCGACTATATCGGCCCGTTCGGCACGCTGATGATGGCGGCGCACGACTGGCAGGACAAGGCGGCGATGAAGCGTTCGCTGGAGTTGATGGCGACCAAGGTCATGCCGATGGTCAATGCCGCGATCGCTGCCAAGGAGCCGGCGGAGGCCTCCGCCGCCTGA
- a CDS encoding aldehyde dehydrogenase family protein yields the protein MAAVESLASKRSIDSGGTKKLLIDGNWVSPSSGETFETRNPANNNLLGRIASGNARDIELAVGAARRAFEGPWSKFSPFERQRILLKFADLVEANFEDLCVLDTLDMGVPISLARSRKQRALGLIRFYAGLATTIHGDTIQNSIPGEFFTYTLKEPVGVVGAITPWNAPLTSTIWKLGPVLATGCTMVLKPAEQASLTPLRLGELLLEAGLPDGVVNIVTGYGETAGAALAGHMGVDKVAFTGSHFTGQKIIEAAKGNIKRVTLELGGKSPDIVFADADLDAAVPGAAMAVFMNSGQICSAGTRLLVERSIYDTFVGKVADYAKTLRVGDGLDPDTQIGPLVSAEQLARVKGYLAIGREEGAQALVGGDQLSGGAHADGFFVAPTVLAGVRNDMRVAQEEIFGPVLSAIAFDDFDEAARIANATSFGLGSGVWTRDVGKAHRMAKSIRAGTVWVNCYAAMDPAVPFGGYKMSGHGRESGTQHIDAYLETKSVIMKVA from the coding sequence ATGGCGGCAGTCGAAAGCCTCGCGTCAAAGCGCTCGATCGACAGCGGCGGCACCAAGAAGCTGCTGATCGACGGAAACTGGGTGTCCCCCTCCTCCGGCGAGACGTTCGAGACCCGCAACCCGGCGAACAACAATCTGCTCGGCCGCATCGCCTCCGGCAATGCCCGCGACATCGAGCTCGCGGTGGGGGCTGCACGTCGGGCGTTCGAGGGGCCCTGGAGCAAATTCTCGCCGTTCGAGCGCCAGCGCATCCTGCTGAAGTTCGCCGACCTGGTGGAGGCGAACTTCGAGGATTTGTGCGTGCTCGACACGCTCGACATGGGCGTGCCGATCAGCTTGGCGCGCTCGCGCAAGCAACGCGCACTGGGGCTGATCCGCTTCTATGCCGGCCTCGCCACCACCATCCATGGCGACACCATCCAGAACTCGATCCCCGGCGAGTTCTTCACCTATACGCTGAAGGAGCCGGTCGGTGTCGTCGGCGCGATCACGCCGTGGAACGCGCCTTTGACCTCGACCATCTGGAAGCTCGGCCCGGTGCTCGCCACCGGTTGCACCATGGTGCTGAAGCCGGCCGAGCAGGCCTCGCTGACGCCGCTGCGGCTCGGTGAATTGCTGCTCGAAGCCGGGCTTCCCGACGGCGTGGTCAACATCGTCACCGGCTATGGCGAGACCGCCGGCGCGGCGCTGGCCGGCCATATGGGCGTGGACAAGGTCGCCTTCACCGGCTCGCATTTCACCGGGCAGAAGATCATCGAGGCCGCCAAGGGCAACATCAAGCGGGTGACGCTGGAACTTGGCGGCAAGTCGCCGGACATCGTGTTCGCCGATGCCGACCTCGACGCCGCCGTGCCGGGTGCCGCGATGGCGGTGTTCATGAACTCCGGCCAGATCTGCAGCGCCGGCACGCGCCTCCTGGTCGAGCGCTCGATTTACGACACCTTCGTCGGCAAGGTGGCGGACTATGCGAAGACGCTCCGGGTCGGCGACGGCCTCGATCCCGACACCCAGATCGGGCCGCTTGTCTCTGCCGAGCAGCTGGCGCGGGTGAAGGGCTATCTCGCCATCGGCCGCGAGGAAGGCGCGCAGGCGCTGGTTGGCGGCGACCAGCTTTCCGGCGGCGCACATGCCGACGGCTTCTTCGTCGCCCCCACCGTGCTCGCCGGCGTGCGCAACGACATGCGCGTGGCGCAGGAAGAGATCTTCGGCCCGGTGCTCTCGGCGATCGCGTTCGACGATTTCGACGAGGCCGCCCGCATTGCCAACGCCACCTCGTTCGGCCTCGGCAGCGGCGTCTGGACCCGGGATGTCGGCAAGGCCCACCGCATGGCGAAGTCGATCCGCGCCGGCACGGTGTGGGTGAACTGCTACGCCGCCATGGATCCGGCCGTGCCGTTCGGCGGTTACAAGATGAGCGGGCACGGGCGCGAATCCGGCACGCAGCACATCGACGCCTATCTCGAGACCAAGTCCGTCATCATGAAGGTGGCCTAA
- a CDS encoding RidA family protein: MITRFDSNGRFCKAVVANGFVFLSGMTAKDRSGDIEAQTTEVLAQIDAYLAKAGSSKDRMVSVNIWLTTMADAPGMNKAWEAWVDGGEAPARATVESKLATPDTLVEIMVQALL; this comes from the coding sequence ATGATCACCCGTTTTGATTCCAATGGCCGCTTCTGCAAGGCGGTCGTCGCCAACGGCTTCGTGTTCCTGTCCGGCATGACGGCCAAGGACCGTTCCGGCGATATCGAGGCGCAGACCACCGAGGTACTCGCCCAGATCGATGCCTATCTCGCCAAGGCCGGCAGTTCGAAGGACCGCATGGTCAGCGTGAATATCTGGCTGACCACCATGGCCGACGCCCCCGGCATGAACAAAGCCTGGGAAGCCTGGGTCGACGGCGGTGAGGCGCCGGCCCGCGCCACCGTCGAATCCAAACTCGCCACCCCGGACACCCTGGTCGAGATCATGGTGCAGGCGCTGCTATAA
- a CDS encoding FAD-dependent oxidoreductase, translated as MDDLFTEDFKSTPYWADTAPRPAPSDGTLPRMVDVAVVGAGYTGLAAALELARAGRSVAVLDAGDPGIGCSGRNGGQASVGLKGMFDTLAARHGEPAARAMVHMGVEAYDRLRAFITEEAIACDFKASGHFKGAHAPGQFEPLRRSAEQQARAFGIEAYPVTRSEQRAEAGTDAYHGGVVFPGFGGLDPAKLHAGLLDRAHAAGARVLAHTPVRAIEREKTGWRLETSAGVLLAANVVVATNGYTGRATPWLQRRIVPVGSYQIATAPIPAALMDRLSPRDRMMQETRKVVFYFRPSPDRTRLLFGGRVAAGEIAPERAAVRLHAEMVQRYPELAGTRVSHAWGGFVAFTFDGIPHIGEHDGMHYAMGYCGSGVSLSLYLGHKLGRRLLGHKDGATPLDAVTFPTRPLYSGRPWFLGAAVAWYRLLDRVAR; from the coding sequence GTGGACGACCTCTTCACCGAAGACTTCAAGTCCACGCCCTATTGGGCGGACACCGCGCCGCGGCCGGCCCCGAGCGATGGTACCTTGCCCCGCATGGTCGACGTGGCGGTGGTCGGCGCCGGCTATACCGGGCTCGCTGCGGCGCTGGAACTGGCCCGTGCCGGACGCAGCGTCGCCGTCCTCGACGCCGGCGATCCCGGCATCGGCTGCAGCGGGCGCAATGGCGGCCAGGCCTCCGTTGGCCTCAAGGGCATGTTCGACACGCTCGCCGCCCGTCATGGCGAGCCGGCGGCCCGCGCCATGGTGCATATGGGCGTCGAGGCCTATGACCGCCTGCGCGCCTTCATCACTGAAGAGGCGATCGCCTGCGATTTCAAGGCGTCCGGCCACTTCAAGGGCGCCCATGCGCCGGGGCAGTTCGAGCCGCTGCGGCGCTCTGCCGAGCAGCAAGCGCGCGCGTTCGGCATCGAGGCCTATCCGGTCACCCGCTCCGAGCAGCGTGCCGAGGCCGGCACCGATGCCTATCATGGCGGCGTGGTGTTCCCGGGCTTCGGCGGCCTCGACCCGGCCAAGCTCCATGCCGGACTGCTCGATCGCGCCCACGCCGCCGGCGCGCGCGTGCTGGCGCACACGCCGGTGCGCGCGATCGAACGGGAAAAGACCGGCTGGCGGCTGGAAACCTCGGCCGGCGTGCTGCTCGCCGCCAATGTGGTGGTCGCCACCAATGGCTATACCGGCCGCGCCACGCCCTGGCTGCAGCGCCGCATCGTCCCGGTCGGCAGCTATCAGATCGCGACCGCACCGATACCGGCCGCGCTCATGGACCGGCTGTCGCCGCGCGACCGCATGATGCAGGAGACGCGCAAGGTCGTGTTCTATTTCCGCCCTTCGCCGGACCGCACGCGCCTGCTGTTCGGTGGGCGTGTCGCTGCGGGCGAGATCGCGCCTGAGCGCGCCGCCGTGCGCCTGCATGCGGAGATGGTGCAGCGCTATCCCGAGCTCGCCGGCACCCGCGTCTCGCATGCCTGGGGCGGCTTCGTCGCCTTCACCTTCGACGGCATTCCCCATATCGGCGAACATGACGGCATGCACTACGCCATGGGCTATTGCGGCAGCGGCGTCTCGCTCAGCCTCTATCTCGGCCACAAGCTCGGCCGCCGACTGCTGGGGCACAAGGACGGGGCGACCCCGCTCGACGCGGTGACGTTCCCGACGCGCCCGCTCTATTCCGGGCGCCCCTGGTTCCTCGGCGCGGCCGTCGCCTGGTACAGGCTGCTGGATCGCGTAGCGAGGTGA
- a CDS encoding LysR family transcriptional regulator: MTSLNELQIFGAVVDQGGFAAAAKALGVTRSAVCRRIDGLEKRLGVRLLDRTTRRISLTDAGEALYHRGARILAEVQEAELAISEYGEEPRGVLRITSPIMIGLHKLVPLLPDFLRRYRHIKVQLDLSDDVIDPALAENDIGIRWGEQRPSSLIITRIAESRQIVCAAPSYLERFGTPRTPQELLGHNCLMMSRLGLGSNEWSFLIDGEVLPLKVSGNFVVNGGHGNYEALIAGLGIGRVTDLRVIEDIRAGRLQPILREFEPDDPMVIYATFKSGRLVPPKIRLFIDYFREQMKGPLPKITL, translated from the coding sequence ATGACCTCGCTGAACGAGCTGCAGATATTCGGCGCCGTGGTCGATCAGGGCGGCTTCGCCGCCGCCGCCAAGGCGCTGGGCGTCACCCGTTCGGCGGTGTGCCGGCGGATCGACGGGCTGGAGAAGCGGCTCGGCGTGCGCCTGCTCGACCGCACCACCCGCCGCATCAGCCTGACCGATGCCGGGGAGGCGCTCTATCATCGCGGCGCGCGCATCCTCGCCGAGGTGCAGGAAGCCGAACTCGCCATCAGCGAATATGGCGAGGAGCCGCGCGGCGTGCTGCGCATCACCAGCCCGATCATGATCGGGCTGCACAAGCTGGTGCCGCTGCTGCCGGACTTCCTGCGCCGCTACCGCCATATCAAGGTGCAGCTCGACCTGTCCGACGACGTCATCGATCCGGCCCTGGCGGAGAACGATATCGGCATACGCTGGGGCGAGCAGCGCCCCTCCTCGCTCATCATCACCCGCATCGCCGAAAGCCGGCAGATCGTCTGCGCGGCGCCGTCTTATCTGGAGCGCTTCGGCACGCCGCGGACCCCGCAAGAACTGCTGGGCCATAATTGCCTGATGATGAGCCGGCTCGGCCTCGGCAGCAATGAATGGTCGTTCCTGATCGACGGCGAAGTCCTGCCGCTGAAGGTCTCGGGCAATTTCGTCGTCAATGGCGGCCACGGCAATTACGAGGCGCTGATCGCCGGCCTCGGCATCGGCCGGGTGACCGACCTGCGCGTCATCGAGGACATCCGCGCCGGCCGGCTGCAGCCGATACTGCGCGAATTCGAGCCCGACGACCCCATGGTGATCTACGCGACCTTCAAGAGCGGCCGGCTGGTGCCGCCGAAGATCCGGCTGTTCATCGATTACTTCCGCGAGCAGATGAAAGGGCCGCTGCCCAAGATCACCCTTTGA
- a CDS encoding EthD family reductase, translating into MTLQKRHPSLTRPEFEQRWLNIHGPMAAAFPGLRGYMLGFSLDDGEPQADGVAQLWFDSREAAQVSYASDIGRQGSADASAYLARREHLLASEHWFTTRGAISTTPFKLVLGVKRAPNLSRADFCTRLAGDDIGSFGAACGAAQFRVSLDEAGLMLNSKTTGPLDLVEGEAVFDGLLEFWFAAREAADMGRIRLRGLAEQRLAPIVSATEDFLLREHVVVMPPAPAYGLERMQ; encoded by the coding sequence GTGACCTTACAGAAACGTCATCCGAGCCTGACCCGGCCGGAGTTCGAGCAGCGCTGGCTCAATATCCATGGGCCGATGGCCGCCGCCTTCCCCGGGCTGCGCGGCTACATGCTCGGCTTTTCGCTGGATGATGGCGAGCCTCAGGCCGACGGCGTCGCCCAGCTCTGGTTCGACAGCCGCGAGGCCGCGCAGGTCTCCTACGCCTCCGATATCGGCCGCCAGGGCTCGGCTGATGCGAGCGCCTATCTCGCGCGGCGCGAGCATCTGCTGGCTTCCGAGCACTGGTTCACCACGAGAGGGGCGATCTCGACGACGCCGTTCAAGCTGGTGCTCGGCGTGAAGCGCGCGCCCAACCTGTCGCGCGCGGACTTCTGCACCCGTCTCGCCGGCGACGACATCGGCAGTTTTGGCGCGGCATGCGGCGCCGCGCAGTTTCGCGTGAGCCTCGACGAAGCGGGCCTCATGCTCAATTCGAAGACGACCGGCCCGCTTGATCTCGTCGAGGGCGAGGCGGTGTTCGACGGTCTGCTCGAATTCTGGTTCGCCGCGCGGGAAGCGGCCGACATGGGTCGCATCCGGCTGCGCGGGCTGGCCGAGCAGCGGCTCGCTCCGATCGTGTCCGCTACCGAGGATTTCCTGCTGCGGGAGCATGTGGTGGTGATGCCGCCCGCGCCTGCTTACGGATTGGAGAGAATGCAGTGA
- a CDS encoding SDR family oxidoreductase produces the protein MKKTALVVGATGVSGRALIDYLDRQEDWSVIGVSRKPPYFETKARFVSVDLTDPKSCEEGLGGLSDVTHVFYTAYVDNKVIAETRVPNTRMFANFLPVIEKAAKNLQHVCLLQGTKYYGQYLGPFKTPAKETDPRISVPHFYYDQQDLLMAASEGKGWSWSAARPHVICGFALGNPLNLISTIAVYASLLREMGEPFTFPGKPGAFTSIYQATDADLLAKAMVWMSTAPQCANEAFNITNGDFFRYQHLWPAFARHFGLPAGGVETVDVPTRMQGTEKLWDAMVEKYGLQRHPLSLLVNWNFANYAFSNDWDVMSDTTKCRKFGFLDFVDSEQMFLDQFSALQREKIIP, from the coding sequence ATGAAGAAAACCGCCCTCGTGGTCGGGGCGACCGGGGTCTCCGGGCGCGCCCTGATCGACTATCTCGATCGCCAGGAAGACTGGTCGGTCATCGGCGTCTCGCGCAAGCCGCCCTATTTCGAGACCAAAGCACGCTTCGTCTCGGTCGACCTCACCGATCCGAAGAGCTGCGAGGAAGGGCTCGGCGGCCTCTCGGACGTGACGCACGTCTTCTACACCGCCTATGTCGACAACAAGGTGATCGCCGAGACCCGCGTGCCCAATACGCGGATGTTCGCGAACTTCCTGCCGGTGATCGAGAAGGCGGCAAAAAACCTTCAGCATGTGTGCCTGCTGCAGGGCACCAAATATTACGGACAGTATCTCGGCCCGTTCAAGACTCCTGCCAAGGAGACCGATCCGCGCATATCGGTGCCGCATTTCTACTACGATCAGCAGGATCTGCTGATGGCGGCGAGCGAAGGCAAGGGCTGGTCCTGGTCGGCGGCGCGCCCGCACGTGATATGCGGCTTCGCGCTCGGCAATCCGCTGAACCTGATCTCGACCATCGCGGTCTATGCCAGCCTGCTGCGCGAGATGGGCGAGCCCTTCACCTTCCCCGGCAAGCCCGGCGCCTTCACCTCGATCTACCAGGCGACGGACGCCGACCTGCTCGCCAAGGCGATGGTGTGGATGTCGACCGCGCCGCAATGCGCCAATGAAGCGTTCAACATCACCAATGGCGATTTCTTCCGCTACCAGCATCTGTGGCCGGCATTCGCCCGCCATTTCGGCCTGCCCGCCGGCGGCGTCGAGACCGTGGACGTGCCGACCCGGATGCAGGGCACGGAGAAGCTGTGGGATGCGATGGTCGAAAAATACGGCCTTCAGCGCCACCCGCTGTCGCTGCTGGTGAACTGGAACTTCGCCAACTACGCCTTCTCCAACGACTGGGACGTGATGTCCGACACCACCAAGTGCCGGAAGTTCGGCTTCCTCGACTTCGTCGACAGCGAACAGATGTTCCTCGACCAGTTCAGCGCATTGCAGCGCGAGAAGATCATTCCCTGA
- a CDS encoding YciI family protein, with amino-acid sequence MPFIVEATDKPNSAALRERVRPAHIAYLEANLDKLLAAGAKLDDDGMTAIGSVYVIATDSREAAEAFVAADPFVTEGVLGNIIATRWRKAIFDHQSFIPKT; translated from the coding sequence ATGCCCTTCATCGTCGAAGCCACGGACAAGCCGAACTCGGCGGCGCTGCGCGAGCGGGTGCGGCCGGCGCACATCGCCTATCTGGAAGCCAATCTCGACAAGCTGCTCGCCGCCGGCGCCAAGCTGGACGATGACGGCATGACCGCGATCGGCAGCGTCTATGTCATCGCCACCGACAGCCGCGAGGCGGCCGAAGCCTTCGTCGCCGCCGATCCCTTCGTCACCGAGGGCGTGCTCGGCAACATCATCGCCACGCGCTGGCGCAAGGCGATCTTCGACCACCAGAGCTTCATCCCGAAAACCTGA
- a CDS encoding SDR family NAD(P)-dependent oxidoreductase codes for MKPFQPEGAKAPFPPDIFKGQIFAGQVFLVTGAGRGIGRLLAERLASLGGHVGLCDLVPERAEEVAQLIASEGGSALAIAADVSREQDVQAAVAAVLERWGRVNVLVNAAGSYGAAYRVTHETPVEEWDQVFASNVRGSFLCAKAVLPHMVAAGGGRIINFASNAGRSVSPLLGCSYTAAKTAVIGMTRHLSREYAKHGVLVNTIAPGPVVGERVSELLQDDADGAALNAQIPIGRLAEPADIVDVVLFMASDASRYMTGAILDVSGGLILA; via the coding sequence ATGAAGCCCTTCCAGCCAGAGGGCGCGAAGGCGCCGTTCCCGCCCGACATCTTCAAGGGCCAGATCTTCGCGGGCCAGGTGTTCCTCGTCACCGGCGCCGGTCGCGGCATCGGCCGGCTGCTGGCCGAGCGGCTCGCGAGCCTCGGCGGGCACGTCGGACTGTGCGACCTGGTGCCGGAGCGCGCCGAGGAAGTGGCGCAGCTCATCGCCAGCGAGGGTGGCAGCGCGCTCGCCATCGCCGCCGACGTCTCCCGGGAACAGGACGTGCAGGCGGCCGTCGCGGCGGTGCTCGAGCGCTGGGGTCGCGTCAATGTCCTCGTCAATGCAGCGGGCAGCTATGGCGCCGCCTATCGCGTGACCCACGAGACGCCGGTCGAGGAGTGGGACCAGGTGTTCGCCTCGAATGTGCGCGGCAGCTTTCTCTGCGCCAAGGCGGTGCTGCCGCACATGGTCGCCGCGGGCGGCGGGCGCATCATCAATTTCGCCTCCAATGCCGGCCGCTCGGTCAGCCCGCTGCTGGGCTGCTCCTACACCGCGGCCAAGACCGCGGTCATCGGCATGACGCGCCATCTCTCCCGCGAATACGCCAAGCACGGCGTGCTGGTGAACACCATCGCGCCGGGGCCGGTGGTGGGCGAGCGCGTCAGCGAGTTGCTGCAGGACGATGCCGACGGCGCCGCGCTCAATGCGCAGATCCCGATCGGCCGCCTCGCCGAGCCGGCCGACATCGTCGATGTCGTGCTGTTCATGGCGTCCGACGCCTCCCGCTACATGACCGGAGCCATTCTCGACGTCTCGGGAGGGCTGATCCTCGCCTGA
- a CDS encoding TRAP transporter substrate-binding protein, with amino-acid sequence MRQLTRRTFVASAAAGVTTFALLKPAFAATYKLATNLPAGHPMLTRLQEAADKIAADTNGEFTLRFFPNSQLGGDLEVLSQLRSGAIQFYPLAGAQLSNLVPIASLNGVGFAFKDISDVWKAMDGEVGAMVRNALRDSGLFVFDEMFDNGFRQITTGSKPIEKPADLAGVHIRVPPSPLSTSLFKAFGAAPQSISFGEVYTALQTKLVDAQENPLPLVDTGKFYEVQKYVSMTNHMWDGFWILANQAFWQKQPQATRDIVAKRFREAALAEREDLVKLTGSITAKLKAAGMTFVEPDRQAFRAHLDGTPFYGEWKERFGAQAWATLERYTGKLG; translated from the coding sequence ATGCGCCAGCTTACCCGCAGGACCTTTGTCGCGTCGGCCGCCGCCGGCGTCACGACCTTCGCCCTTTTGAAGCCCGCCTTCGCCGCGACCTACAAGCTCGCCACCAACCTGCCGGCCGGCCATCCGATGCTGACCCGGCTGCAGGAGGCGGCGGACAAGATCGCCGCCGACACCAATGGCGAATTCACGCTGCGCTTCTTCCCGAACAGCCAGCTCGGCGGCGATCTCGAAGTGCTGTCGCAGCTGCGCTCCGGCGCCATCCAGTTCTACCCGCTGGCCGGCGCGCAATTGTCCAACCTGGTGCCGATCGCCTCGCTGAACGGCGTCGGCTTCGCCTTCAAGGACATCTCCGACGTCTGGAAGGCGATGGATGGCGAGGTCGGCGCCATGGTTCGCAACGCGCTGCGCGATTCCGGGCTGTTCGTATTCGACGAGATGTTCGACAACGGCTTCCGCCAGATCACCACCGGCTCCAAGCCGATCGAGAAGCCGGCCGATCTTGCCGGCGTGCATATCCGCGTCCCGCCGAGCCCACTCTCGACCTCGCTGTTCAAGGCGTTCGGCGCCGCGCCGCAATCGATCAGCTTCGGCGAGGTCTACACCGCCTTGCAGACCAAGCTGGTCGACGCGCAGGAGAACCCCCTGCCCCTCGTCGACACCGGCAAATTCTACGAAGTCCAGAAATATGTCAGCATGACCAACCACATGTGGGATGGCTTCTGGATCCTGGCGAACCAGGCGTTCTGGCAGAAGCAGCCGCAGGCGACGCGCGACATCGTCGCCAAGCGCTTCCGCGAGGCGGCACTGGCGGAGCGCGAGGATCTCGTAAAGCTCACCGGCAGCATCACCGCCAAGCTCAAGGCCGCCGGCATGACCTTCGTCGAGCCGGACCGCCAGGCGTTCCGCGCCCATCTCGACGGCACGCCCTTCTATGGCGAGTGGAAGGAGCGCTTCGGGGCGCAGGCCTGGGCCACGCTCGAGCGCTACACCGGAAAGCTCGGGTAA